Proteins encoded within one genomic window of Cucumis sativus cultivar 9930 chromosome 3, Cucumber_9930_V3, whole genome shotgun sequence:
- the LOC101206246 gene encoding protein LOW PSII ACCUMULATION 1, chloroplastic, translating to MAVSLFTPSISSFNNIAPPPHFSPTPSHNASDFKFRRRSYCRVHRKTVSFSSSPRLPVSLRFLVYGRRNLANFICSAADKPEISSTAKIRSEVLSPFRSVRMFFYLTFIASGTLGGLIATTQLLGALANSSRADEVPDILEGLGVDFGAVALFAFLYFRENNAKNAQLARLSREESLSNLKLRVDQNKVIPISILRGIARLVICAGPESFIIEAFKSSEPFTERLLERGVLVVPLATDVTTLNFEFDDREEVKDITTKRKRLWRLTPVYMTEWSAWLDEQKKLAGVTSDSPVYLSLRMDGRVRGSGVGYPPWNALVAQLPPVKGLWSGLLDGMDGRVL from the exons ATGGCGGTTTCCCTTTTCACTCCCAGCATTTCTTCCTTCAACAACATTGCTCCACCTCCTCATTTCTCTCCGACGCCCTCCCATAACGCTTCGGATTTCAAATTCCGCCGCCGCAGCTACTGCCGTGTTCATCGAAAGACGGTATCATTTAGTTCTAGCCCTAGGCTACCAGTTTCGCTTCGTTTTCTTGTTTACGGCAGACGGAATTTGGCTAACTTCATTTGCTCGGCTGCTGATAAACCGGAAATCAG TTCCACAGCCAAGATAAGAAGTGAAGTTCTGTCTCCATTTCGGTCTGTTCGGATGTTCTTTTATCTCACTTTCATTGCTAGTGGTACATTGGGAGGACTGATAGCAACCACTCAATTGCTTGGTGCATTGGCAAACTCATCAAGAGCTGACGAAGTCCCTGATATTCTAGAAGGACTTGGAGTAGATTTCGGAGCCGTAgctctttttgcttttctttatttcagaGAAAACAATGCAAAAAATGCTCAATTGGCTAGACTGTCAAGAGAAGAAAGCCTTTCCAACTTAAAGCTTCGAGTGGACCAAAACAAAGTTATTCCCATCAGCATTTTGCGTGGGATTGCTCGTCTGGTAATTTGTGCTGGCCCTGAATCCTTTATCATTGAAGCTTTTAAATCAAGTGAGCCTTTCACTGAACGACTTCTAGAACGGGGTGTTTTAGTCGTACCTCTTGCCACAGATGTCACTACActgaattttgagtttgatgaCCGTGAAGAGGTGAAGGATATAAccacaaaaaggaaaagactGTGGCGCTTGACTCCAGTTTACATGACTGAGTGGTCAGC GTGGTTAGATGAACAAAAGAAGTTGGCTGGAGTCACCTCTGATTCTCCTGT GTATCTATCTCTGCGAATGGATGGCCGTGTTCGTGGTAGTGGTGTTGGCTATCCTCCATGGAATGCTCTTGTAGCACAATTACCACCTGTAAAAGGACTATGGTCAGGTCTTCTAGATGGGATGGATGGGAGAgttctttga